In Nitrospira sp., one genomic interval encodes:
- a CDS encoding glycosyltransferase family 4 protein produces MRITLVISTFGAGGAERVMALMASYWAERGHEVTLVTLARSDEDFYPLHPAVQRVGLGVMKVSSGLGDALWNNVARLKRLRDVIRVSQPGVVISFIERTNILVLLSTIGLQVPIVACERIDPRHHSIGTVWSWLRWCLYRRAASLVVQTEGLRSWAEGFVPARSVHVIPNPIATIPGEASTEAGTKGRTKCVSALGRLVPQKGFDTLLQAFAHCTRTHEDWSLTIIGEGPERSRLEALSARLGIGDRVSMIGRRSNPFPILRRTDLFVLSSRYEGFPMALVEAMACRLPVISTDCPSGPRDIIRDGVDGVLVPPDDVPALTEAMTRLMDNPEERDRLRRRAVEVVDRFGTERIMALWNEVVARVVSPSSCWSITSGRSV; encoded by the coding sequence ATGCGTATCACACTGGTCATTTCGACATTCGGAGCCGGCGGGGCCGAACGGGTGATGGCTCTCATGGCCAGCTATTGGGCCGAGCGCGGCCATGAAGTCACGCTCGTCACGCTGGCTCGATCCGATGAGGACTTCTATCCGCTTCATCCGGCCGTTCAGCGGGTGGGACTCGGCGTGATGAAGGTGTCCTCCGGTCTCGGGGATGCATTGTGGAACAATGTTGCGAGACTCAAACGATTGCGGGACGTCATTCGTGTTTCGCAGCCTGGCGTGGTCATCAGCTTCATCGAACGAACGAACATTCTCGTGCTGTTATCGACGATCGGCCTGCAGGTTCCCATCGTCGCCTGCGAACGAATCGACCCCCGCCACCATTCCATAGGAACGGTGTGGTCCTGGCTTCGATGGTGTCTGTACAGAAGGGCGGCTTCATTGGTCGTGCAGACCGAAGGGCTTCGATCTTGGGCCGAAGGATTTGTGCCCGCCCGGTCTGTTCATGTGATTCCGAATCCCATTGCGACCATTCCAGGCGAGGCCTCGACGGAAGCTGGGACCAAGGGGAGAACAAAATGCGTGTCGGCGTTGGGCAGACTGGTTCCGCAGAAGGGGTTTGACACCCTGCTCCAGGCTTTCGCACATTGCACGCGGACACACGAGGACTGGTCTCTTACGATCATTGGAGAAGGGCCGGAGCGCTCTCGGTTAGAGGCCCTCTCTGCCCGATTAGGCATCGGAGATCGCGTCTCCATGATCGGCCGCCGATCCAATCCATTTCCGATCCTCCGTCGGACTGATCTGTTTGTGCTGTCGTCCCGCTATGAAGGGTTTCCGATGGCGCTGGTGGAGGCCATGGCCTGCCGCCTTCCCGTGATTAGTACAGATTGTCCGAGCGGTCCCAGGGACATCATTCGGGACGGAGTGGACGGCGTGTTGGTTCCACCCGACGACGTGCCGGCTTTGACCGAGGCGATGACGCGTTTGATGGACAATCCCGAGGAACGAGATCGATTGAGGAGGCGGGCCGTGGAGGTGGTCGACCGCTTCGGCACCGAGCGAATCATGGCCTTGTGGAACGAGGTAGTGGCGCGCGTCGTCAGCCCGTCCTCCTGCTGGTCGATTACGTCAGGACGATCCGTATGA
- a CDS encoding glycosyltransferase: MKVLFLTRALNVGGAERQLVVLARGLRKRGHEVAVAVFYPGGLLEAELKDVGIPILSLAKRGRWDLVGFVLRLIQMTRRYRPDVLHSYISNLVTVVVQPFLTSTKIVWGVRSSYMDFSRYDWLFRVSYGLACRLSHSADLIIANSHAGRRGHVADGYPADKMVVIPNGIDIERFRPSPEARVRIRGEWGLSEDALLIGMVGRLDPMKDVETFLSAAAAVASTRHAVHFVCVGDGHPEYKAVLQEQARTLGLADRVRWTGTRTDVADVYSALDLLVNCSYGEGFSNVIGEAMACGIPCIATDVGDSGVVLGSLGEVVEPKNVESLVQGIERLLRRRPAPAQIRQRIIDHFSLDALVLNTERELLALCGSSSGNRIPAGENQPVC; encoded by the coding sequence ATGAAAGTTCTGTTCCTGACACGGGCGCTGAACGTGGGCGGAGCGGAACGCCAACTGGTCGTGCTGGCTAGGGGGCTTCGAAAGCGAGGGCATGAGGTGGCAGTGGCAGTGTTTTATCCTGGCGGCCTGTTGGAAGCGGAGCTGAAGGATGTCGGTATCCCCATCCTCTCGTTGGCGAAACGCGGACGTTGGGATCTCGTGGGGTTCGTTCTCAGGCTGATTCAGATGACGCGGCGCTATCGACCTGACGTGTTGCATAGTTATATCAGTAACCTGGTCACGGTGGTGGTGCAGCCATTCTTGACGTCGACCAAGATCGTGTGGGGCGTACGGAGTTCCTACATGGATTTCAGCCGATATGACTGGCTCTTTCGCGTGAGTTATGGGTTAGCTTGCCGACTGTCGCACTCCGCAGATTTGATTATTGCCAACTCGCACGCTGGGCGGCGAGGCCATGTGGCCGACGGATATCCGGCCGACAAAATGGTGGTGATCCCGAACGGTATCGATATCGAACGATTCCGTCCCAGTCCGGAGGCGCGCGTGCGGATTCGAGGCGAGTGGGGCCTATCGGAGGACGCATTGCTGATTGGTATGGTGGGTCGGCTCGATCCGATGAAGGACGTGGAGACGTTTTTATCGGCTGCGGCCGCCGTTGCCTCGACGCGTCACGCCGTCCATTTTGTCTGCGTCGGCGACGGCCATCCTGAGTATAAAGCCGTCTTGCAAGAACAGGCGCGCACTCTGGGCCTTGCCGATCGCGTCCGCTGGACCGGCACGCGGACGGATGTGGCCGATGTCTATAGCGCACTCGATCTCTTGGTGAACTGTTCCTATGGGGAAGGTTTCTCCAACGTCATCGGAGAGGCGATGGCCTGCGGTATTCCCTGCATCGCGACCGACGTCGGGGATTCCGGCGTCGTCCTTGGGTCGCTGGGGGAGGTGGTCGAGCCCAAGAACGTGGAGTCGCTCGTGCAAGGGATCGAACGGTTGCTCCGGCGCCGGCCCGCACCGGCCCAGATCAGGCAACGGATCATCGACCATTTCTCCCTGGACGCGCTGGTGCTGAACACTGAGCGCGAGTTGCTGGCTCTCTGCGGCTCCTCATCCGGAAATCGGATTCCGGCGGGCGAAAACCAGCCCGTCTGCTGA
- a CDS encoding O-antigen ligase family protein: protein MNSTIRIVYAVCAVVVFYGNVHNYLHDHHGIGVPWHWVLAFIVFSLPVLFRQVMQTDLLRQPIVLWCLGYAWLTMVWFLWGPQSDMAWQEVRWRVLAIVEMLSFLAVFMDPQADRFARITLVVGVHVGIAINVYELFVPMSFSNVFGRSAGLYLSPNLSGEALVLGMILGITVLPVWYRGIFVLLTAVGVFVTFSRGGLVGWGIGLLGLLVGRFMGVAHLMRTGLVVMAVVTLVLLPKADDIMATLERTGSLNANVLERLAWLMDPSGVSDASSWSRKYVAQQAWERVAEQPFLGGGTGAVHERLDIPPHNQFLAYMMDHGLLGAMLLPLLLLALLWRAQEESLRVGLIFCCAVLWFSFFTHTMLNNSHSLLLFSLMAALASAGLRPVDRVVLSRTVAEHPSPTLVRTHS, encoded by the coding sequence ATGAACTCGACCATTCGAATCGTCTATGCCGTCTGTGCGGTGGTGGTGTTCTATGGCAATGTCCACAACTATCTCCACGACCACCATGGGATAGGCGTACCGTGGCACTGGGTCCTGGCTTTTATCGTCTTTTCGCTGCCCGTGCTGTTCAGGCAGGTGATGCAGACCGATCTGTTGCGGCAACCAATCGTGCTCTGGTGTCTCGGGTATGCGTGGTTGACGATGGTGTGGTTCCTGTGGGGCCCGCAGTCGGACATGGCCTGGCAGGAGGTACGATGGCGGGTGCTTGCCATCGTCGAAATGCTGAGCTTCCTGGCCGTGTTCATGGATCCGCAGGCCGATCGATTCGCTCGAATCACCTTGGTGGTCGGGGTGCATGTCGGGATTGCAATTAATGTCTATGAACTGTTCGTGCCGATGTCGTTTAGCAATGTCTTCGGGCGCTCGGCCGGCCTTTACCTGAGCCCTAATTTATCCGGGGAGGCTCTGGTCTTAGGCATGATTCTGGGCATCACAGTGTTGCCGGTCTGGTATCGAGGCATTTTCGTATTGCTCACTGCCGTCGGAGTGTTTGTGACCTTTTCCCGAGGGGGACTGGTCGGGTGGGGCATCGGCCTGCTCGGATTGCTGGTGGGGAGATTCATGGGCGTGGCGCATCTGATGCGGACCGGCCTGGTGGTCATGGCAGTCGTCACCCTCGTCCTCCTACCGAAGGCCGATGACATCATGGCGACGCTCGAGCGAACCGGATCACTGAATGCCAACGTGCTGGAGCGGTTGGCATGGCTGATGGACCCGTCGGGCGTGTCGGATGCTTCGAGTTGGTCACGGAAATATGTCGCGCAACAGGCGTGGGAACGAGTGGCGGAACAACCGTTCTTGGGCGGAGGAACCGGGGCGGTCCATGAGCGCTTGGATATTCCTCCGCACAACCAGTTTTTGGCCTACATGATGGATCATGGCTTGTTGGGAGCCATGCTGCTGCCGCTGTTGTTGCTGGCCTTGCTCTGGAGGGCTCAAGAGGAGAGTCTGCGTGTGGGGCTGATTTTCTGTTGCGCCGTGTTATGGTTCAGCTTTTTTACCCATACGATGCTGAACAATTCTCATAGCCTGCTGCTGTTTTCTTTGATGGCCGCCCTCGCTTCGGCCGGCCTGCGGCCGGTGGACCGTGTAGTTCTCAGCAGGACGGTCGCCGAACATCCGTCGCCGACCTTGGTGCGAACTCATTCGTAG
- a CDS encoding SGNH/GDSL hydrolase family protein gives MTRMRNLLLVGIGLLIGVVVCELGLRLAGVSYPIFSKIDGDLGVALRPDAEGWWKTEGEAYVRINGDGLRDRDHSRAKPTEVLRIAVLGDSFAEAVQVPSEDAFWSVLERELRGCLALEGREPEVINFGVSGYGTAQELIMLRRRVWAYSPDVVLLAVTPTNDIRNNFKALEKDERRPYFVRDGGQLLEDTSFRDRMAFRLRYSSVGQALTSIRDASRFFQLVNEALRRVSRPVRPGPSVPSQEGRNGVGQADAAQPGDLPAWLRGEVGLDMATYTDPPNQAWQEAWLVTEALVRQMHAEVEAHGKLFMVLTVSSGPQVGPDQGARRALEQRLGVSDLFYAEKRLQDLGKYRFPVVPLAPLFQAYAEERKVFLHGFANSGLGQGHWNVAGHRLAGQVVAERLCHALQGPRPNQTAGTTVASGAVHRAP, from the coding sequence ATGACCCGCATGCGCAATCTTTTGCTGGTCGGAATCGGTCTTTTGATCGGGGTCGTCGTGTGTGAACTCGGCCTGCGCCTAGCCGGAGTGTCTTACCCCATTTTTTCCAAAATCGACGGTGATCTGGGCGTGGCGTTACGACCGGATGCCGAAGGTTGGTGGAAAACAGAGGGAGAAGCGTACGTGCGCATCAACGGCGATGGTCTTCGAGATCGCGATCATTCTCGAGCGAAGCCTACGGAAGTGCTGCGGATCGCGGTGTTGGGAGACTCGTTTGCCGAAGCTGTTCAAGTACCGAGCGAGGACGCCTTTTGGTCTGTCTTGGAACGGGAACTCCGCGGCTGCCTTGCCCTCGAGGGGCGCGAGCCGGAAGTCATCAATTTCGGCGTCTCGGGCTATGGCACTGCACAAGAACTCATCATGCTGCGGCGGCGCGTGTGGGCCTATTCGCCGGATGTGGTGCTCTTGGCCGTGACCCCCACGAATGATATTCGGAATAACTTTAAGGCGTTGGAGAAGGATGAGCGGCGCCCGTACTTTGTTCGCGACGGTGGGCAGCTGCTGGAAGACACCTCCTTTCGCGATCGGATGGCGTTTCGCCTCCGCTACTCATCGGTGGGACAAGCGTTGACGTCCATTCGTGATGCGTCCCGGTTCTTTCAACTGGTGAACGAGGCCCTCCGTCGTGTCAGCCGGCCCGTCCGTCCGGGCCCCTCAGTTCCGTCCCAGGAGGGACGCAATGGCGTCGGTCAGGCCGACGCGGCGCAGCCGGGAGACCTCCCGGCTTGGTTGCGGGGTGAGGTGGGGTTGGACATGGCCACCTATACCGACCCGCCGAATCAGGCATGGCAAGAGGCATGGCTGGTGACGGAAGCTCTCGTGCGTCAGATGCATGCGGAAGTCGAAGCGCACGGCAAGTTATTCATGGTGCTGACGGTCAGCAGCGGTCCGCAGGTGGGGCCGGATCAGGGGGCGCGGCGCGCGTTGGAGCAGCGTCTGGGCGTGTCGGATCTTTTTTATGCCGAGAAACGGTTGCAAGACCTTGGCAAGTATCGCTTCCCCGTCGTGCCTCTTGCGCCGCTGTTCCAAGCCTATGCCGAGGAGCGCAAGGTCTTTCTTCACGGCTTTGCGAATTCAGGTCTTGGGCAGGGCCACTGGAATGTGGCCGGTCATCGGTTGGCTGGCCAAGTGGTTGCAGAGCGGCTCTGTCATGCCCTGCAAGGGCCGCGACCGAATCAGACTGCGGGGACTACGGTGGCGTCGGGCGCCGTCCATCGGGCGCCCTAG